A region from the Rosa rugosa chromosome 6, drRosRugo1.1, whole genome shotgun sequence genome encodes:
- the LOC133715864 gene encoding LEAF RUST 10 DISEASE-RESISTANCE LOCUS RECEPTOR-LIKE PROTEIN KINASE-like 2.5, which yields MGISGIRSLSLCGWVSIVAFFVLGLSTASSSGKIHTTSVLGDNGTCVPSSCGDVHNISYPFRLQQDPKHCGDQRFTLECHNNIPVLRLFPLEYYVKAIDYDNSRIRVVDPGLEKNNCSSLPRFPLAYLNFYSTGSIFQPSYSESVTFLKCANPVNSSLYVNTAPCIKSEGYGYAVLEMRLQDVAIGCRVYSMGAIRHSMYGNDPNISYQDIHNELVYGFEFYWYNATLYNCHGQWGYTYRDGFEECYPRSIRGFFQLGLTVLIDRGHLYLDLIVAAGVVGVKLIFGGPFVIALLIYKWRRRHWSTYNTIEDFLHGDNFMPIRYSYSNIKKMSDGFKEKLGEGGYGSVFKGKLRSGHFGAIKLLDKSNANGEDFMSEVDTIGRIHHVNVVQLVGYCVEGSKRALVYDFMPNGSLDKYIYSKEGSITLSYKKMYEIAVGVAQGIEYLHQGCEMQILHFDIKPHNILLDENFIPKISDFGLAKLYPANNSIISSVAARGTMGYIAPEMLYKNIGGVSYKADVYSFGMLLMEMASRRKNLNASVDHLSQIYFPSWVHDQYNDGKDLEIGDATAEEKILIKKMIITALWCIQMKPSDRPSMKRVTQMLVGDVEYLEIPPKPSVCPQQCP from the exons ATGGGAATAAGTGGGATAAGGAGCCTCTCCCTGTGTGGGTGGGTGTCAATTGTAGCCTTTTTCGTTCTTGGCTTATCTACCGCTTCTTCCTCCGGCAAGATCCACACAACAAGTGTTCTGGGCGATAACGGTACGTGTGTCCCTTCTTCCTGCGGCGACGTCCACAACATAAGCTACCCTTTTCGACTACAACAAGATCCAAAGCACTGTGGCGACCAAAGGTTCACTTTGGAATGTCACAACAACATCCCAGTGCTGCGCCTATTTCCTCTCGAGTACTACGTGAAGGCCATTGACTACGATAACAGCAGAATCAGAGTGGTAGATCCTGGCCTTGAGAAGAACAACTGCTCTTCCCTTCCTCGTTTTCCTTTGGCCTATTTAAATTTTTATTCAACAGGCAGCATATTCCAGCCATCTTATTCAGAATCTGTAACTTTCTTGAAGTGTGCAAATCCAGTGAATTCTTCTCTGTATGTGAACACTGCTCCCTGTATTAAATCGGAAGGGTATGGTTATGCCGTTCTAGAAATGAGACTGCAAGATGTGGCGATTGGGTGCCGTGTATATTCGATGGGTGCGATCCGACATTCAATGTACGGAAATGACCCAAACATTTCCTATCAAGATATACACAATGAACTGGTGTATGGCTTTGAGTTTTACTGGTATAATGCGACACTGTACAATTGCCACGGTCAATGGGGTTACACTTATCGGGACGGATTTGAAGAATGTTATCCGCGCAGCATCCGAG GTTTCTTTCAACTTGGGTTGACGGTGTTAATCG ACCGTGGTCATCTTTACTTGGATCTTATCGTTGCTGCCGGTGTTGTAGGGGTAAAACTTATATTTGGAGGTCCATTTGTGATTGCACTTCTGATATACAAGTGGCGAAGAAGACATTGGTCAACCTACAACACTATAGAAGATTTTCTGCATGGTGACAATTTCATGCCTATAAGGTACTCTTACTCCAACATTAAGAAAATGTCTGATGGATTCAAAGAGAAGTTGGGGGAAGGGGGTTATGGGTCTGTATTTAAAGGCAAGTTACGGAGTGGCCACTTTGGAGCCATTAAGTTGTTAGACAAGTCTAATGCTAATGGGGAAGATTTCATGAGTGAAGTAGATACGATTGGAAGGATTCATCATGTTAATGTGGTGCAGCTTGTTGGTTACTGTGTCGAGGGTTCAAAGCGCGCTTTAGTATATGATTTCATGCCAAATGGGTCTCTTGATAAATACATTTACTCTAAAGAAGGATCCATCACTTTGAGTTATAAGAAAATGTATGAGATTGCAGTTGGAGTAGCTCAGGGTATTGAATATTTGCATCAAGGTTGTGAAATGCAAATTCTACATTTTGATATCAAGCCTCATAATATTCTACTTGATGAGAATTTCATCCCAAAGATTTCTGACTTTGGGCTAGCGAAACTATATCCAGCGAATAACAGCATCATCTCTTCAGTGGCAGCAAGAGGCACCATGGGATACATTGCTCCCGAGATGTTGTATAAAAACATTGGTGGTGTTTCATACAAAGCTGATGTCTATAGTTTTGGAATGTTGTTGATGGAAATGGCAAGCCGAAGGAAAAATCTAAATGCATCTGTAGATCACTTGAGCCAAATTTACTTCCCCTCATGGGTGCATGATCAATATAATGATGGCAAGGACTTGGAGATTGGCGATGCTACAGCAGAGGAAAAGATATTAATCAAAAAAATGATTATAACTGCGTTGTGGTGTATTCAAATGAAACCAAGTGATCGACCTTCAATGAAGAGAGTCACACAGATGCTTGTAGGAGATGTTGAATACCTAGAAATACCGCCAAAGCCTTCTGTATGCCCACAACAATGCCCGTAA
- the LOC133717715 gene encoding rust resistance kinase Lr10-like, translating into MGKRSFSLLCARVSIVSFIVLGLSGNTTTCNAVSSSSLIHRSLIPGDNEKCVPSSCGDLHNISYPFRLEHDPSYCGNSSFTLNCDNNVTMLLLYSGKYYVKAIDYENTTIRLVDPGLEKNNCTSLPRFPLARYNFSYRDGDVYWPAFFSVTPVTFLNCAKPMNSSLYVDAPPCVKSEAYSYVMLGRTMLADLEPGCSIVWMTMTGGSNPFWEKGKKQNVSYQDILNQLVYGFELQYHVDIVSSRAQWCLDEDTCFTRSIEGLFQILGELILYLFFLPVCSFEYDYQFCIAIIASVVMVKLIFGGPFVIALLIHKWRRRHRSTYNTIEDFLHRDNFMPIRYSYSNIKKMSNGFKDKLGEGGYGSVFKGKLQSGHFGAIKLLGKSNANGEDFMSEITTIGRIHHVNVVQLVGYCVEGSKRALVYDFMPNGSLDKYIYSKQGSITLSYKKMYEIAIGVAEGIEYLHQGCEMQILHFDIKPHNILLDENFMPKISDFGLAKLYPANHSIIPSIAARGTMGYIAPELFYKNIGGVSYKADVYSFGMLLMEMASRRKNVNAVVDHSSQIYFPSWVHDQYTDGKDLEIGDATAEERKLIKKMIVTALWCIQVKPSDRPSMKRVTQMLVADVEHPEIPPKPSLCPQPMPVSNLIPICSNVELTCTLSAR; encoded by the exons ATGGGGAAAAGGAGCTTCTCCTTATTGTGTGCTCGGGTTTCAATTGTATCCTTTATTGTTCTTGGATTATCTGGTAATACTACTACTTGTAATGCTGTTTCTTCCTCCAGCCTCATCCATAGAAGTCTTATTCCGGGAGATAACGAAAAGTGTGTCCCTTCTTCTTGCGGCGATCTCCATAACATAAGCTACCCTTTTCGACTAGAACATGATCCAAGCTATTGTGGCAACTCGAGTTTCACCTTGAACTGCGACAACAACGTCACGATGTTGCTCCTATATTCTGGAAAGTACTACGTGAAGGCCATTGACTACGAAAACACAACAATCCGACTGGTAGATCCTGGCCTTGAGAAGAACAATTGCACTTCCCTTCCTCGTTTTCCTTTGGCCAGATATAATTTCAGTTACAGGGATGGGGATGTATACTGGCCAGCATTTTTTTCAGTCACACCAGTTACTTTCTTGAACTGTGCAAAGCCCATGAATTCTTCTCTGTATGTGGACGCTCCACCATGTGTTAAATCAGAAGCGTACAGTTATGTGATGCTAGGCCGTACCATGTTGGCGGATTTGGAGCCCGGGTGCAGCATAGTTTGGATGACTATGACCGGTGGTTCGAATCCGTTCTGGGAAAAGGGAAAGAAGCAAAACGTTTCCTATCAAGACATACTCAACCAACTTGTCTATGGCTTTGAGCTTCAGTATCATGTTGATATTGTTTCTTCAAGAGCGCAGTGGTGCCTCGATGAGGATACATGTTTCACACGCAGCATCGAAG GTTTATTTCAAATTCTAGGGGAGCTGATTTTGTATCTTTTCTTTCTCCCAGTTTGTTCTTTTG AATATGATTATCAATTCTGCATTGCTATCATTGCAAGTGTTGTAATGGTAAAATTAATATTTGGAGGTCCATTCGTGATTGCACTTTTGATCCATAAGTGGCGAAGAAGACATCGGTCGACCTACAACACCATAGAAGATTTTTTGCATAGAGATAATTTCATGCCTATAAGGTACTCTTACTCCAACATTAAGAAAATGTCTAACGGATTCAAGGATAAGTTAGGGGAAGGGGGTTATGGGTCCGTATTTAAAGGAAAATTACAGAGCGGCCACTTTGGAGCCATTAAGTTGTTAGGTAAGTCTAATGCTAATGGGGAAGATTTCATGAGTGAAATAACTACTATTGGAAGGATTCATCATGTTAATGTGGTGCAGCTTGTTGGTTATTGTGTCGAGGGTTCAAAGCGCGCTTTAGTATATGATTTCATGCCAAATGGGTCTCTTGATAAATACATTTACTCTAAACAAGGATCCATCACTTTAAGTTACAAGAAAATGTACGAGATTGCAATTGGAGTTGCTGAGGGTATTGAATATTTGCATCAAGGTTGTGAAATGCAAATTCTGCATTTTGATATCAAGCCTCATAATATTCTACTCGATGAGAATTTTATGCCAAAGATTTCTGACTTTGGGCTAGCGAAACTATATCCAGCGAATCATAGCATCATCCCTTCAATTGCAGCAAGAGGCACCATGGGATACATTGCTCCCGAGTTGTTTTATAAAAACATTGGTGGTGTTTCATACAAAGCTGATGTCTATAGTTTTGGAATGTTGTTGATGGAAATGGCAAGCAGAAGGAAAAATGTAAATGCCGTTGTTGATCACTCAAGCCAAATTTACTTCCCCTCCTGGGTGCATGATCAATATACTGATGGGAAGGACTTGGAGATTGGAGATGCAACAGCAGAggaaaggaaattaattaaaaaaatgattGTAACTGCCTTGTGGTGTATTCAAGTGAAACCAAGTGACCGACCTTCAATGAAGAGAGTCACACAGATGCTTGTAGCAGATGTTGAACACCCAGAAATCCCGCCGAAGCCTTCTCTATGCCCACAACCAATGCCTGTAAGCAATTTGATTCCAATATGTTCAAATGTGGAGCTAACATGCACTCTTTCAGCTAGGTGA
- the LOC133717719 gene encoding small ribosomal subunit protein uS14m-like: MSVCRENANIRDNHRRLLAEKFELRRNLYKALCKETSLPDELREENRYKLSKLPRNSSFTRIRNRCIFSGRGRAVYETFRMSRIVFRALASKGMLNGVKKASW; the protein is encoded by the coding sequence ATGTCAGTTTGCCGAGAAAACGCCAATATCCGAGACAACCACCGGCGGTTGCTGGCCGAGAAATTCGAGCTCCGGCGGAACCTGTACAAGGCGCTGTGCAAAGAGACGAGCCTCCCCGACGAGTTGCGCGAGGAGAACCGGTACAAGCTCTCCAAGCTTCCGCGAAACAGCTCCTTCACCCGAATCAGGAACCGCTGCATCTTCTCCGGCCGAGGCCGCGCCGTCTACGAGACCTTCCGTATGTCTCGTATCGTCTTCCGCGCTCTCGCCTCCAAGGGCATGCTCAACGGCGTCAAGAAAGCGTCATGGTAG
- the LOC133715865 gene encoding rust resistance kinase Lr10-like has translation MQQTLISFFCFVFLAFSSKVLCENQNTCRVLKCRKHGPAIRFPFSLKGSRHPENCGYPGFLVSCNEKRETILELPIPVKLAIKTIDYKTQKIQLYDPENCLLVKLLKVQNMSISPFHYSEGQMNDITLFNCSSAEKTPVAERLRAFSQVPCFEGLAGYQIYWFYSEDDTDGIDLLSCTKMYNYSLPYSWYYFQHLDVEWSEPSCQLCEAQGNKCRLKNGTESTETECLYRKGGSQKKLVATGASLGSFVLVLLVAAVYRVYSSDRKEKENQLKLEVFLEDYRTLKPSRYSYADIKRITNQFKEKLGQGAYGTVYKGKLSAECFVAVKVLNSTKGNGSEFINEVGTMGHIHHVNVVRLVGFCADGFRRALVYDFLSNGSLQDFISSADNNNSFLGWGKLQDISLGIAKGIEYLHQGCNQRILHFDIKPHNVLLDHNFNAKISDFGLAKLCSKDQSIVSMTTARGTMGYIAPEVFSRNFGNVSYKSDVYSYGMVLLEIVGGRKNIGSTTENTNEVYYPEWIYNLLEEKDDLPINVGGEGDAKIAKRLAIVGLWCIQWHPADRPSMQRVVQMLEGGENLTMPQNPFASQGPAGTNTSTPSRNLNLQLEAIPELEE, from the exons ATGCAGCAAACTCTCATCTCTTTCTTTTGCTTCGTCTTCCTGGCTTTCTCATCCAAAGTCCTTTGTGAAAACCAGAACACCTGCAGAGTTTTGAAGTGTCGGAAACATGGCCCAGCTATCAGATTCCCTTTTAGCCTCAAAGGTAGCCGCCACCCAGAAAATTGTGGGTATCCTGGATTTCTTGTATCCTGCAATGAAAAGCGGGAAACCATTCTTGAGCTGCCAATCCCAGTCAAATTAGCAATCAAAACCATAGACTATAAGACTCAGAAAATCCAGCTATATGACCCAGAAAATTGCTTGCTGGTGAAGCTATTGAAAGTCCAGAACATGTCAATCTCTCCCTTCCACTACTCGGAAGGCCAAATGAATGATATTACCTTGTTCAATTGTTCCTCAGCTGAGAAAACGCCCGTAGCCGAAAGGCTACGGGCGTTTTCTCAAGTCCCCTGTTTTGAAGGCCTTGCTGGCTACCAAATTTATTGGTTTTATTCGGAGGATGACACCGACGGCATTGACCTTCTGTCTTGCACAAAGATGTATAATTATTCACTTCCATACAGCTGGTATTATTTTCAACATCTTGATGTGGAATGGTCGGAACCAAGTTGTCAACTATGCGAAGCACAGGGCAACAAATGTAGACTGAAGAATGGCACCGAAAGTACTGAAACTGAATGTCTTTATAGGAAAGGAG GTTCACAAAAAAAGTTAGTAGCAACAG GTGCATCCCTGGGTTCATTTGTACTCGTACTACTTGTCGCTGCAGTTTATCGTGTCTACAGTTCTGacaggaaagaaaaagagaatcaATTAAAACTTGAAGTATTTTTAGAGGATTACAGAACACTCAAACCAAGCAGATATTCTTATGCCGATATTAAGAGGATTACAAATCAATTCAAGGAAAAATTAGGCCAAGGAGCCTATGGGACTGTTTATAAGGGAAAACTTTCTGCTGAATGTTTTGTTGCGGTGAAAGTCCTCAATAGTACTAAGGGCAATGGTTCCGAGTTTATAAATGAAGTAGGAACAATGGGACATATCCACCATGTCAATGTGGTTCGATTGGTTGGATTCTGCGCGGATGGATTTAGACGAGCTCTTGTTTATGACTTCTTATCTAATGGTTCACTACAGGATTTCATTTCATCAGCAGACAATAACAATTCTTTCCTTGGTTGGGGTAAGTTGCAAGATATTTCTCTTGGAATAGCAAAAGGAATTGAATATCTGCACCAAGGATGCAATCAACGGATCCTACATTTTGATATCAAACCCCATAATGTTTTGCTAGACCATAACTTCAACGCAAAGATTTCTGATTTTGGTTTGGCCAAGTTATGTTCCAAGGATCAAAGTATAGTGTCAATGACTACCGCCAGAGGAACGATGGGGTACATTGCACCTGAAGTGTTCTCCAGGAACTTCGGAAATGTGTCCTATAAGTCAGATGTCTATAGCTATGGAATGGTACTGCTTGAGATTGTAGGAGGGAGAAAGAACATTGGTTCAACCACAGAGAACACCAATGAAGTTTACTACCCAGAATGGATCTATAATCTTCTAGAAGAAAAAGACGACCTACCTATCAATGTAGGGGGAGAAGGAGATGCTAAAATTGCAAAGAGACTTGCGATTGTAGGTCTCTGGTGCATTCAATGGCACCCTGCAGATCGCCCTTCTATGCAAAGGGTGGTTCAGATGTTGGAAGGAGGAGAAAACTTAACCATGCCTCAAAATCCTTTTGCCTCTCAGGGTCCAGCAGGAACAAATACAAGTACACCTTCAAGAAATTTAAATCTCCAACTAGAAGCAATTCCTGAGTTAGAAGAGTAA